Within the Mastacembelus armatus chromosome 23, fMasArm1.2, whole genome shotgun sequence genome, the region TTTCTTAGTGTAGCATTATAATCGTGTCTCGGGCTGAAAAATAACTTGTacttatgtttattttctgctcttCCCCTTCTCTAAAAGGACAATGCAACAGACAACCGTCTAGCTAATGACTCAACGATTAATGAGTTTGAGACTCTGACAGCCAAGTTTCATTTTGTGGACCTGGCTGGTTCTGAGAGACTGAAGAGAACTGGCGCCACAGGAGACAGAGCTAAAGAGGGCATCTCCATCAACTGTGGGCTGGTGAGGAAACTGAGACCACAGCTGACTCTGACTCTGTATTGGACATTTTATATCACACAGTGCAGTTATAAGCCATAGTCGTGTATAGTATATATGCCTTTAATTCATTGTAATGTAGCAGTGTGGTAATTTATGTTACTGTAGACAGAGTTTTTCCATTATTGGGGTGATAAAAAGGAAAGAACCACACACAGTGTCAACATTCACCAGTGTCTGCTCCTTTTTGTGGAGTGAGAGAGACCCCAGATGGCCAGAGAACAAATTACACTATTTCTTTTACTAACGCTACGACCACTGTCTGGAGCaagtgttgtttattttgtgtttcagcctGTCCTGGGATTTAACCAACAAACTTCTAATTACAATCTGCcctttttaaagtattttttaaactctCACAATTTAATGTCTTTCTTTCCAGCTTGCCCTGGGAAATGTCATCAGTGCCCTGGGAGACAGGAGTAAGCGCTCCACTCACGTGCCTTACAGAGACTCCAAACTGACCCGGCTCTTACAGGACTCCCTAGGTGGCAACAGGTCTGTGGGGCTAAATCTTGAACTAAGAACATAGTATTTTAATACTATAAGAGTTACACGTGTTTAGAAACTGTGCTAGAAGTAAAGTTGAGTGAAGTTctgatttaaatattaaatatatatcactAATCTGAATTTACTGTAATGATTAATGCATAGAAAACCTGATTATGGAATCAGTACATTAACATATACATTTGTATATAAAACAGGACCAGTTAGAAAAAATACATTCGTTTCAAAGCAGGGTTCATGTTTATGTAAAATTCACCCACAAAGATTGACCTttgttatatatgtgtgtgttctgtagtCAAACAGTGATGATCGCCTGCATCAGCCCATCTGACCGGGACTTCATGGAAACCTTGAACACACTGAAGTACGCCAACCGGGCCCGAAACATCAAGAACAAGGTGATGGTGAACCAGGACAGAGCCAGTCAGCAGATCAGCGCTCTGAGGACGGAGATAGCACGGCTGCAGATGGAGCTGATGGAGTACAGGACGGTGAGAAGGCCGGAGGTTAGAAGATAAAGTCGATGCAGAAGATTATTGCAGGATGTTTACTATCTTGTCTGATATCCAGGGGAAGCGTATGGTGGGTGAGGACGGGATGGAGGGCATCAATGACTTGGTGCATGAGAACTCTATGCTGCAGACTGAGAACAACAACCTGAGAGTGAGGGTGAAGGCCATGCAGGAGACCATCGACGCCCAGAGAGCCAGACTCACACAGATCCTCAGTGACCAGGCCAACCAGGCTCTGGGTAAAGCAGGTCAGAACTATGACAGGACaaagtaatgtaaaaaaaaaaaaaaggttttaacattgGCTAATCAGCCCTAAACACAGACTACAACTGAGTCTGATGGAAAGATTATTCATTTGATCCCTGACATCTGAGTCCGTGTTAAAGCTGAAGTGATTCCTCTCTTTCCAGGCGAAGGCAATGAAGAGATAGGAAACATGATTCAAAACTACATCAAAGAAATCGAGGAGCTCaggtatgatttttttttttaaatatatgatttTTAGTTTAGTATTTATTATTCAGCATAATAAATGGTTAAAGAGAGACACGTGACTGACATTAGTAGGTCACTCTTTAAATATCTACACAGTGTTAATCATCTACACATACAGAGGCCTTAAGGTATTagtgaaaaacatgaaacagtgTTCATTGCACTTAAATATGTTTCGTGACAACACCGACTGACTAACTTTCCGCCTCCCTCAGAGCTAAACTTCTCGAAAGCGAGGCTGTGAACGAGAACCTCAGGAAGAACCTGTCTCGGGCCTCCACCCGCTCCTCGCTGTACGGGGGCCCTGGCTCCTTCTCCCCTGCCATCTTTGCCCCAGAGAAGGAGGCCAGCGACGTCATTGAGCTGGCCAAGAAAAACCTGGAGAAACTCaggaagatggagaggaagaagaagaagaggtaCTGCATGAgagttgttactgctgcagTTTTGATCTGCTCGTATTGTTTCTTGAGAAAGAAAGTTTCATTTGtggaaaatgtttctttgaCAGTCATATTATTGCTGccaaaaacaatataattacTTTAGACCTTGGTTGTCATCAGAGGTGATTTACAATGACAGGATCTTTGACAGAAAATAGAGATTGTCTGTTGTCTGTTACCACAGCGAGGGCATGTGGTCTGGGGAGTTGTGGGTAATCATGTCCTGGCTCTGTGCATTAGCAGCGTGCACCTTGAtgtttcttattattattaaaggtGATGGTTGTCTGATAAGCTGTGGCAGTAGCACAGTGACCGCTTATCCTTTTGTTAATGAGTCCTTGCTCTTCTGTACATCTGAGCACCATTAGAAGTGAACAGTTTGTGATCTGGTAATTGTCTTAGCAGGATCCATAACCAGGATTCATTATTTgaacacacagtgtttgtgaGGGTCTCTGCACTTACTTGGTCTTTCTTGCTGcgctctcactctctgtcttccCCCTGTGTTATTATATTCCCTCACCTGATTCATCTTCACTGGCCTGTTTCCCTACTCTGCCTCATCTTCACCTCCACATCTCACTATCCTCGCCTCCAtctccatccttctctctctgaAGACTGAGGCGATACGAAGAGAATCGCGACCATGATGTTGAACACGCCAGGTTTGCTACATCTCATCCAGGATTGAGTCAAATCTAGTGTCTGAAACCGATTCAATTACCAGCTGGGCCGACCCAGCAGTGCAGATCATGTCTTTTTGAGTTGAAATGCACGTAATTGACAGGGTTTCAGTTGATTTTTGACCTGGGTGTTAACTAACCTCTAACCTTTTCTGTACCTAAAGGCATTTTATCCTCCTGGAGGGAAGCAGATATTTTAACCAGCACTTACCTCTTCCTGTTAATtatcttttttcctcctcacccTACACTGCAAGATGTTGATCAAATCTCATCatacttaaaaaaatgaaagttggggaaaagatgctaaaatatcagtgtttgtattaaaatactttttagtcTTTTCAAGTCCAGTCTGTAGAATTTGGTCAACAAatcttgtgtgtctgtgtggccgCCCTTCTTACAGTGAAATGTTTGTAAAGTGGATGGTAATAACTGTGACTCATGGTGTTTTTCCCTTtgtgtaaataacattttcccCCTATGTAATCACAGTGGAGTGATTCATTATTCAACACTGATTCCACATCAGCTTCCGATCCAATAAGTGATAATTTGCATGTGCCCTTTACCTATCTTTGTTATAATTCAAGTGCAGCCCAGATTTGACCTGCAGTGATAGAACTAGGTCATTGCTGGTAGCTGGCTAATGCATTTGCTTTTCCTCCATTAGTGTTATCAAAGAAGAAGTCCCAGACAACGAGCAGGAGAGAGCCAATGAAGAGGCAGAGGTGGTAAGTGGAAAATTGATAGATTATACTTTTAGATTGCTAGTGATCAGActggtgtttttattgtgtttctgctACGTCGTCAGGAGGGCAGCGATCATGAGGAAGGTGAGGATGCaaatggagaggaggaagactTTGACATTGCTGGAGAGGAGACGTCTGATGGGTCTGACTCTGAAGAACTGGAGGAAAAAGGTAGAAGTCAATATTGCGGGAGAATCTATTACATATAGTTTGTTCAAAGACAGATGATGCCTTAATCCATAGTCTACATTAGCTTTGAGACAAACCTGGTAataaacaagcaataaaaactaatggtgtttgtttttccccACGACTGTAGAGAATGTCCAGGCTGACCTGGCCAACATCACCTGTGAAATCGCCATCAAGCAGAAGCTCATAGACGAGCTGGAGAACAGCCAGAGGCGTCTGCACACCCTAAAACAACAGTACGAACAGAAGCTGATGATGCTGCAGCACAAGATCAGAGACACACAGCTGGAGAGGGACAAGGTGCTGCACAACATAGGTAAgagacacattcaaacacatagTTAACCTACGTAATGAACCAATTTCACTGGCACCTACAGTCTGTTGAGTATTTAAACTGCTTCATTTTTTGCACTGTAAATATGAAGCATGGATAAAGATGAAGAAATATAGCTCCATCTCTTCAGGCTTAAAtaccaaaaaagtaaaaggcAGTTTACACACTGGCTCTTTGCAGGTTCAGTGGAGTCAGGTACAGAGGAAAAGGCCAAGAAGATCAAACTAGAGTATGAGAAGAAGCTGAGCTCCATGAACAAAGAGTTGCAGAAACTCCAGTCGGCTCAGAAGGAACATGCTCGCCTGCTGAAGAACCAGTCGCAGTACGAGAAACAGCTGAAGAAACTGCAGCAGGATGTGGCAGAGATGAAGAAGACCAAGGTAAACCATCATCCCTTTTGACCATTTCCAACTTTTTTTCTTCACGTACACTATTGGGGATGATTTTATCCCGTGCCGGGTTGTTTGTCCACCAGGTGGTGCTGATGCGCCAGATGAaggagcagcaggagaggaACAGAGCCACAGAGTGCAGGAGGAACAGGGAGATCGCCTCTCTGAAGAAAGATCAGCGCAGGGCTGAGGTGAGAAGGATGGAGACACTCACAGAGACATACTCTGTAAATGAGCAAACACATAGTTAAATCAAATTAAGTGATATAAGCTCAATAATAACAGTATGAGGATAAATATACACTTTACCCTGAAAATATAGGCTGTATTCATTGATTCTCTTTTGAAACATTGGTTTCCAAAAATGTTGTGATTTCCAACCTTTCAGCACCAAGTGAGGCAGCTGGAAGCCCAGAAGAGACAACAGGAGGTGATCCTCCGCAGGAAGAATGAAGAGGTGGGACACATAGAAGATGGAGTACTTCATAGAGAGCAGTACTGACAACAGTGCTGAGTTTCAATcagctgttttcctgtttttactttgtgtctgttctgtATCAGGTGACAGCTCTCAGGCGGCAGGTAAGGCCTGTGTCTGGAAAGGTGAGCAGGAAAGTGAGCTTACCTGAACCTCTTCAGGAGGCGTCACATCGAGCCACCCCTGGGAGGCTGCCGACCTCTGGTGTGAGCCCGTCTAATGTAGCCAGGTATGGCATCTGCAGTATGTTTTTATACAATAAATATGTCTTTTAGTATTTTAAAACAGATATCACGTTCTTCAGGAGTTCCCCAGTGCGGATGGGAAGTATCTACCTCACCAGGACAGCCAGGGCCAAATGGCAGACACTGGAAAGACGTGTTAGCGACATCATCATGCAGAGGATGACCATCTCCAACATGGAGACCGATATGAACAGACTGCTAAAGGTAACGGTGCAAAGGCTGATTCgtcaaagaaaagaagaacagaaaaattatACGCGAAACCATTGATTTCCCTTCTTCTTGTgtacttttcctttttccttttccccaTCACCACCACAGCAACGCGAGGAGCTGACCAGGCGGAAGGAGCGAGTGTCCAGAAAGCGAGAGAAGATGGTGGTGGAGGGTGCAGACGCCGACCGCTCCCTGGCCTCCCTGAACGAAGAGCTGGAGTCTCTGAGCGCTAATATCGACTACATCAATGACAGCATCGCCGACTGCCAGGCCAACATCATGCAGATGGAGGAGGCCAAGGTGAGGCGGTGTGGAATCTCTggaattgtttttattgttttgtgtagCCAGTTATGCAATAATGATGTCCACTGTGTTCTTCATACATTATAGTATTTCtgtgaatgcacacacacaactgtccATTATTAGCAAGTTTTACTGGACTGTAGCCTTCAGGCAAACATTTGGGAAATAATTGCTCAGTTTAGCACAACCGCCGTGGGCACAGCATAATCCAGACTCAACAGCAGTTCATGAATGTCAAATGTGAAGATTATTTGCTTTGCACAACATCACATCATCACATATTGGAGCTTCACTCTGTCAGGCGCTAACAGGGCCCCTTAAATGGAACAAAATGAGCAGTCACAAGGTACAATAATAACAGAAAGTTCACTGTGGCTACCTGCTGCTATCTGATGACTGTTTGTCAGTGTCTTACAAAATCCTGTGGGTGCTGCTACTAAACTGTACAATTACTTATCACTTGTAAGCCATGGGGCTACAGTGACTAATGAGCTGTAGCTCCCTATTGTAATGTTGTGTAAGTTTAAATGTATTGTTGAATGCAACAGATAATGTGTAAACAGTGCAGGTTTAGAATTAGGTTTTAACTTCTATCTAGTTCCAACCTTCAGCCAATGAAGACTGTAGGAAGATGTAAACTGGTAGCTGTAAAACATTAGCACTCTTCAATCAAAAGCCTGTATATGTATAGAGGAAGACGGTTTGAACATACGCTGCAACGTAGCAAACCAAAGCTGAGTTTTAGGGGGACCACCAGATACAGTGCcagcatgtgtttttattctggGCTGCAGGAGGAAGGAGACACGGTGGATGTTACTGCAGTGGTCAGTTCCTGTAACCTATCAGAGGCCCGCTTCCTTCTGGACCATTTCATGACCATGGCCATTAATAAGGTATCTGCCATCAGCTGACTTAATGTTctctgtgtgttaatgttattacagttttgctgtttgcGTTCACATAAAAAATGAGCCAGTGTCTCCCTGCATGTTAAGCCGCAATAGATCAACTGCACTctccttattttttattatacatGATAcgtatttcttttaaatttgtgctgtctgtgtttgcctGAGCATTGATTGTTGACCTGTGTTGTTGTGGCAACTTGTGTAATTTGTCTGTTCATCCTGATCTTGCTTTCATACTCATGGCTCAAATTCAATGAGACTAAATGAAACAACTTGATTAAATTAAGATTCAATTACATTAGATAAGATTAGATTTGATGAAACCTAATTGGTCCAGCGAGGAAATGCGCTCAACCCAGCGACCCATCAGAGAGACAGAACAAATGAAGCAGTGGAAGCAATAGCAGCAGTATAtttaactgaaaaacacaaagcctTCTGTCTGTGTGATCGTTTGCCGTCGTCTTATTTTTGAGATATTTCCAGGTCGGAGCATGTTTGCAGATGCACAAACAGTTAAACAGACTCTACTCTAACCTGTCTGCCTATGTATGGTCACTGTCAGGGTCTGCAGGCGGCTCAGAAGGATTCCCAGCTGAAGGTGATGGAGGGCAGGTTGAAGCAGACGGAGATCAACAGTGCCACCCAGAACCAGCTACTCTTCCACATGCTGAAGGAGAAAGCTGAGATCAACCCAGAGCTCGACGCCCTGCTGGGCAGCGCTCTGCAAGGTAGGAAAGGCCTACAGAACGATACCAGTGTGAGCACATCAAGCACAATCATAGTCACCTGTTTTCTTCA harbors:
- the LOC113142132 gene encoding kinesin-like protein KIF21A, translating into MSSGPDESSVRVALRIRPQLAKEKIEGCHICTYVMPGEPQVVLGKDKAFTYDYVFDIDTQQDPIYTHCTERLIEGCFEGYNATIFAYGQTGSGKTYTMGTGFDVNIGVDELGIIPRAVNHLFRGIEERTRAATEQGRPVPEFKINAQFLELYNEEVLDLFDSTRDIEARKQKSNIKIHEDANGGIYTVGVTTRTVTSAAEMMQCLKLGALSRTTASTQMNVQSSRSHAIFTIHLCQVRVCPPDNSDNATDNRLANDSTINEFETLTAKFHFVDLAGSERLKRTGATGDRAKEGISINCGLLALGNVISALGDRSKRSTHVPYRDSKLTRLLQDSLGGNSQTVMIACISPSDRDFMETLNTLKYANRARNIKNKVMVNQDRASQQISALRTEIARLQMELMEYRTGKRMVGEDGMEGINDLVHENSMLQTENNNLRVRVKAMQETIDAQRARLTQILSDQANQALGKAGEGNEEIGNMIQNYIKEIEELRAKLLESEAVNENLRKNLSRASTRSSLYGGPGSFSPAIFAPEKEASDVIELAKKNLEKLRKMERKKKKRLRRYEENRDHDVEHASVIKEEVPDNEQERANEEAEVEGSDHEEGEDANGEEEDFDIAGEETSDGSDSEELEEKENVQADLANITCEIAIKQKLIDELENSQRRLHTLKQQYEQKLMMLQHKIRDTQLERDKVLHNIGSVESGTEEKAKKIKLEYEKKLSSMNKELQKLQSAQKEHARLLKNQSQYEKQLKKLQQDVAEMKKTKVVLMRQMKEQQERNRATECRRNREIASLKKDQRRAEHQVRQLEAQKRQQEVILRRKNEEVTALRRQVRPVSGKVSRKVSLPEPLQEASHRATPGRLPTSGVSPSNVARSSPVRMGSIYLTRTARAKWQTLERRVSDIIMQRMTISNMETDMNRLLKQREELTRRKERVSRKREKMVVEGADADRSLASLNEELESLSANIDYINDSIADCQANIMQMEEAKEEGDTVDVTAVVSSCNLSEARFLLDHFMTMAINKGLQAAQKDSQLKVMEGRLKQTEINSATQNQLLFHMLKEKAEINPELDALLGSALQENGDDSSSDESTHSPATEGSTLASDLMKLCGESRPRSKARRRTTTQMELLYASSGDVSCDSPTGDFSAPLLPLTECLEGLADMQGQTPDPEQTVFPSALAGRPAGICGSRSPTERKQLERSPLNPRKTQEKGPTVSHIPTATHTAPVPTAETKTKSSDYKSLLEESPAFDGHRGVINPVTAPKNSRGVKFQCVYVAEGHTKPVLCVDATDDLLFTGSKDRTCKVWNLVTGQEIMSLADHPSSVVSVRYTSSLVFTVSTAYIKVWDIRDSAKCIRTLTSSGQVGSGDTCSSVRSLSIPPGESQIHQIALNPFGSFLYAAAGSAVRMWDLRKFASTGKLTGHLGLVTCLTVDKLGHGQDVVLTGSKDHHIKMFEVAEGAQGSITSSHTFDPAHQDGVESLAVHRDVFYSSSRDFFIKKWDLASRQLLKQAVSAQPDWVSALGMVPGSPVLLSGCRGGLLRLWHADSLAPLGEVRGHDSPINGLATNSSQLFTASDDRTVKIWETKGSLEDGVH